gcgggtacccgcaggggcgggtTCGGGTTCTAtaatttactacccgcgggtaCTGATGGGGCGGGTAGTATATGCATAACAGGACGgtggggcggggtcgggtagggcaaaaacccgcccctacccgccccactTCCACCCCTAATTCCCCTCAAAGCTTGTTTCGAATATGACTAAAAAATTGGTCTAAAATGGGTCAAAATGGCCTCCAAATTACGAGTTACGTGCTATTTTCAATAAGTCATGCGCTGGATATGGTGCATATGCATGCACGATGCGCATGAACATCAAGTGTACACACGAATAATGCGTACGCATATCTGCAGCTTTgccaatttttcattttttttatgaaaccTCCACTTTtacatgtttatttttttatctttccaAACCATTCTTACCTCCTAAGCCTTTAACAACTCAGACAAACATATTATGACATCAAgtgaaaaaaagtaaaattaatttcaAGATTTTATAAGCCTAAAGAACATGTTTCAATCAATTAAGCATAACCAGAagataaattcataaaaaaatatgccTTTTTAAGAAACAAATGTAAGTTAAATTGATGATTCTACTCTTTtcaattcaaaaatcatcataaatTACAAGTTTATCAACCACTATTCTTTAGTCCCCATTGACCACACCAATAATCCAAAAGAAATGAACTCACCTTCTCGCGAACTTAGGACCTCAGAAATTGTTCATTAAACGGAAAAAATTTGTGTTTACTTAGATATTGCAATGCTTAAATGtgtaataaatcaatttttaaaggatagtcaatatttttgttttggtgAGCAAAAAGGATTAAGGACCCCaagaagcaaaagaaaacagAGCACAAGCAAGCAAAACAAAAGAGACACCTAACAAAGGGAAACCAAGACTAGCCTGACCCTGTTAGGCTAAAGCTTCCTATTCCATCCAGACACAATGCCGATTTTATTTCAGAAGTGGGATAGTCAAACACATGAAGGCCATGAATAAGCTCCTGGCCTTTCTTTGCAAGAATGTCAGCCACTGGGTTAGCTTCACGCAAAGTATGTCTCCAGGCAATATGTTGAACACGACTCACTAGGATCCGAATATATTCTATAAGAGAGGCACAAGGGTGGGAGTTGGGGCACCCTTCTCTTACAAAACTCAAAGCCATCAGGGAATCAGATTCAACCAAAATATTCTGCAAACCATTAGTTATAGCAAGTTGTAGCCCTTTGAGAATAGCCCAAAGTTCTGCTTGCATAATAGAGTAACTCTCTAAATTACAAGCAAAGGCTTTAACGAATCTGCATAGGTGATCCCGAAACACTCCTCCATAAGCATCATTATTGTTATGGCTAAAGAAGGAGCTATCCACATTCATTTTAATCATTGTTTCTGGCGGGGAAGCCACCGAATCAAGACATCAGTCAGATCGGGGTCTTTTTTGGGTAGATGTTTTTCCATATCCTATCAATCTCCACCCAGCGAGCTTGAATGGAGTCATACATATTCTTCAAAGTATTAGCTTTGCCTTCAAACACCCACTTATTTTGAAAATACCATAAGGAAGAGGTTGCAATCCCAAATAAGCAAGCCCACCTCCGATCTTTAGATAGATTAGTATTAATCCACTCTTTCGTATTAGTAGTCAAGAAGTCGCCCTTATAGATTTGAGGGTTCAACAATTGCCAAGTTTCTTTAGCTACATAGCAATCACGAAGgacatgaagaacacttttttCGTCACGGTTACATCTGGTGCACAAGGCTGAATTTGTCATATGTCTTTGTCTTCGTTCTGAATTAGTGAGAATAGCCTCCTGCGCCACTAGGCAGAGGAAGGTGCGGATACGCTCAGGCCCGTTCCAATTCCAAATTAGATTGAAGGTACGATTCGGCATTTCTGGATCCTTAATAATGTTTTAGAATGCTATTCGAAGACTAAAAGCTCCATCCAAAGTTTGGTCCCAAGCTACATAATCAACATTCTTCCAAAGTGAAAGCGGTGACATAGCCATAATTTTCTGAACTATATCCAACAAAAGATAATCTTAGTTCTCATCATCCCATTCACCTGAAACATTCCAAAAGCTTATCAGGGAGGCATCCAAGTCCAAACTAATTATTACCTGAGTTGTATGATTTTCTAACCTATCCAAGGTTGGCAGCCATCTATGTTTCCAGAATTTGATTCTAGACCCATCTCCAATGCGCCATATAGTATTACGTTCTACATCACTCCATGCTTTGCAAATGCCCTTCCACATATTAGAGTCACAACTTCTTCTTTTCACCCTTGGTATAATATTACTACCGTACTTACACTTTGAACAAAGGACTTTAGTCTAGAGAGCATCAGGCCTTTCAATAAGACCCCACCCAGCCTTCATCATAAAGGCATGATTGAGGTCTTTAGCATGACGAATACCTAACCCTCCTTGCTGATCTCCCTCCAGTTGAGCATATGCACCTTTTTCGTGTTATCCGTCTCTTCCCAGAGAAAGTTCCTGCATTTACAATTAATCTCATTACAAGTAGCAATAGGTAAACTAGCAGTTTGCATATTATAACTAGGAATAGAAGAAAGGACAGATTTCACTAGGGTAGTTCATCCTACTAGAGATAGAGAAGAAGCTTTCTAGCTACTAAGCCAAAGATTGAGCCTACTGATTATCCCATTAAAGGTGTCTTTTGATGTTCTGTTGTAAAGGATGGGAACTCCAAGATATTTTTCTAAGTCATCTGTTCTTGTAAACTAGAGAGCTTCACTAATATCTTCTCTAACATTATTGCCCACATTATGAGAAAAAAATCTGGGTCTTTTCAATATTAACTTTCTGACTAGAACTGTTATAGAAAACTTCAAGCATCCAACTGATAATGTCAGCTTGCTACATATTAGCctctgcaaaaaaaaaagatcCTCCGCAAAGCAAAGATGGAAGAGGTTGGGACTATCCTTCTTTAGACAGATAAGTTTCTAGAACCCATGACCAACTACTGTATTGATTAGTTGAGACAAATGCTCCATACATAGAACAAAGATATAAGGAGAAATTAAGTCTCCTTGGCGAATACTCCTAGAGGGGGCAAATTCCTCGAGCACCTCTCCATTCCAGAGAAGTCTCATCCTTGGAGTAGTGATGCAAGCACAAACCAAATTAACGAAGTGTTGAGAAAAACCAATGTCAATTAGGGTATCTTTGATGAAACTACATTTAAGtctgtcataagctttttcaagATTGATCTTTATTGCCATCCAACCTTTCTGACCTCTTTTATTCCTTATAGAATATATCACCTCTTGAGCAATGATGTTATTGTCTGAACTATGTCTTTCAGGAACAAAATTGCATTGTGTAGGAAAAACCAAATGCTCCAAAACTTTTCTTAAGCTTGTAGAAAGGATTTTAGTCACAGCCTTGTAAGAGACATTGCATAGACTTATCGAACACATCTATTTGAGGTTGGTCGCTAGCTCAACTTTTGGGATCAGGGTGATCAAAGTTTCATTAATCTCAGCTACTTTCAAGGGATCTTCAGAGATAAAAAAAAGCAACCTTCAGAGATCGGGCTCAACCAGATCCCACTTACTTGGATAAAAGATGGCTTGGAGGCCATCAATTCCCGGCGCTTTCATTCCTCCCATGCTGAAAATGGAATCTTTGATCTCTCTCCCTATTAAAGGTGCATCCAACATAGCTACTGAACCATGATATAGAGGAGGAAAATCATTTTCGAGAATATAGTTCACAACAATAGTTTCATCACTATAAAGCTTAATATAAAACTCAGTAGCCATATTCTCTAAGCATGGCTTATCTGAAATTCAATTACCACTATCATCTTGAAGGAAGAGaactttatttcttcttcttcttcttctagcaAGTGTGGTGCCATGGAATTATTTAGTATTCCGGTCTCCGAACTCCATCCATTTACATCTAGATTTCTGGAACCAAATCATCTCTTCTTGGGCTAAAATTTCTTCGTATTTTTTTCATAAGACACTCTGTAATTTCTCAAGATAAGAGCTATACTTGTTACTCATGCTCACAGACAACCCTCGTAATTTcatgataattattttttttccttttaaagaCATTACCAAAGATAGATAAGTTCCACTCTTTTAAAGCATCTTGGAAGAAAAGCATGCAGTTAGACCAAGACTCATCAAGTTTCCAGCTACTGCTGACAAGATCTTCAAACACAGGGTGTGAAAGTCAGGAAGCCATAAATCTAAATGGCCTTTTTCCTCTATTAGGTGTCATCGTCGAAGATAGATTGAGACATAACGGAGTGTGATTGGACTTAAGGTAGGGAAGGTGCTTGATAAAAGCTTCTAGAAAAGCAATTTGCCAATCCAGATTACATCAACCTCTATCAAGCCTCTCCAAGAGATTCCCCCTTTTCCAAGTGAAAGGGGACCAACAAAATCCAAATCAATTAACTCACAGTCATTAACACACGATTGGAAGTCCTAACAAGCACCTCTGCTCTGATTAAAAACACCCCTCCACGCTCGGAATCAAGAAGGAAGGCGTTGAAATCTCCAACGAGGTAGCAAGGAAGGTTATTACTCCTTCTAAACAAATGAATATTGCCCGAAAGTCCTTTTTGATTAATTCTCTGAGGGCTACCATACACTGCCGAAAGAATCCATGGATTATGATTACCTGTCGATACCTTCATATGAATAACTTGCGAGCAATGGTCCATCACATCCACTTTCCAAATATTAGTGTCCCATAAGCACCAAATACCACCAGCATGACCTCTTTCTTCTTCGACAAAGACTCCATCAAAGCCCATCATTTTACGGATATCCACACCTCTGTCCCCCACTCACATGGGTCTCTAGTAAAACAAAGAAACTAGCatgaaactctcttctcaattcTTTAATTAGAGAAGGAAAGGTCTTCCCTCCATCATCTCTACAATTCCAGATTATAATAGTcataaaaatagagtaaaaataacaGAGGGACCCAAACTCAGAAACACCCAGCTCTGCTTGCTGGAGTCACAAAACTGACAGCAATAAAATTAGCTGCAACCTGCATGTTTTTAGCTGGATCTCCAGTCGAATGATCAGGAGTGGCGATCGAGAGAGAAGGATGGTGCCTAAGACTCACCTTCGAGGACGACAGATCATGGATGCCCGTCGGAACCTGTTTTAAGAAGTCATTTCTCATAGTGTGAGCATCGAACATCTCTTTCACCATTCTAGCAGCCTCAAATTCCTCTATCTGCACTTTATTTAGCCGCCTCATGTCTTCAAGCATGGCCATTTCCATAGCCGCCCTCTCCGCACTCGTGGATGAGGAGACGGTTTTCTGCACCTCAATTCTAGAGATATAAACTAGGGGGAGATTGCTTTCATTGGCCTTGTTCTTAGCCTTGGCAATTTTTTCTTTGACATTGGGCCTAAGTTTGATAGCATGGCCTTTTTTGGAACCCTGCAAGTTTTTTTTCCACTCCAACTTTCAACACTTTCTTGGGAGGAATTGGGGGTGACCCATTATTCTTCTGGGCCTCTGGTTTAGATATGGCCAGCCCAACTATCATGGTTTCCTTTAAAGAGCTCTCCATGTGATTCTCTTGCCCAACCGTATCTTTCATGATTCACTCTGCCAGAATATCAAACCTGGatccttttctattattcttgtCTTGCGCATAATCCTTATTTTTCAATTTGGAGAAATCTTTTTCCTCAACATAAGGTCCCTTGTTGTTAAGCATTttcttctcatattttttttttcaatggtcGTTGAACCATCATCCACGGCCCAAATTGTGGAGCTtccttattatattttttaaagtcaGGATGTGATTGATTCCCTTGAGTCTCGCTAAATTGGCCCGTAATTTCGGGATTCAGATTAGCCTGCCTCTGTCCTTCCTCTTCGGTAACCAAACCTCCTTGGGGACTCTCCACCATTTTTGATGGCTCCAAACATGAGTCCAATCGATGTCCATACTTGCTGCAGTTGAAGCAAATTAAGTGAAGTCCCTCGTACTCAATATTCAAAGCAGTTCCAAAAACTGAGATCCTAGGAATAAGCTTTTTGGTCAAATCAATCTCCACGCAAATTCTTGTAAAGCGACCTAGAAAGTGAATAGATGTAGCACGATCAATTTTTAACATAGATGTCTGGTCCACTACAGTAGCACAAGAAAGGACTACAGAATCAACCCAGTCACGAAGGCCAGAAGGAACTTTGGTGGACATTttcattagaacattacaaaacataaagttataccTACAAATACAAACAGCCAAAAAGAGATCATTATTACAAGTAACCCGGACAGGGGCAAAGAGGTTGGGTAaactctgaaaaatcatcagcTACCCTTTTCCTCAAAAATGAATTACATTCAAACAAAAAGGCGCCCCTCCAATGAAGACATTACAGCATTACAGTGACACCTTCAGGGGCAGCACATACAATCAAAGTAAACCAGCCACTTCACAGAAAGTCAAAGCAAAGAGACCCTTTTTTTTCGCAAAagcataaataaaaacaaaattttccaaAGACAACAAGCCAGAACAAAGAAAGTGCCGCGAATCACCATCAAAACAGGCACACCAAAAAGCTACTAACATTCACCAAAACCATTCAAAGCAAACAGCTAGAGCAAGCAGAGAAATGCGAAAGCCACCAAAAACACTCACCTGGAAGGAAGACGAAGAAGGAAAGGCGCGCCAAATGACGACATCGtgaaatgttccaaatgcgcgtCAAGCAGTGATATCACGAACAAAAGGAGAATCCAAGAAAGAGAAGATCTTAGAGAAAAAACTAGGAAGCAAAGATAAATCAAAGATAAAAAATACTTTCACAAAAAGACATGAAAAGAGAGGAAGGGTCCCagaaatgaagaaaagaagaggaagaagatgcgCCAAAGCTTTTATAAACGGCAAAGAATAACGAGTCCAATAACTAAGCTTTAAAGCGCACGCAAGAATCAAGGAAACTATCGCGCCAATCCAGCCCCGCATTTAAAGCAAAGTAATGTTTAAATTTTCAAACCAACAAAAAGCCGGTTGCCCGACCTATTTAGAAAAGAAACGTCTGACAAACAAAAGTTGTGAATGCTCGAGCATGACTTATGAAAAGACCgggactcgagtaggggcactgttcataccctaacccAAGAATAAGGCTGGGTCCAATAAGGATAAAAGGGCCGACCTCAGGGGAAGGCCCTTCGTCCTCTACCCGACCTCTTGGAAGAAATCAGATACCGACTAAGGAGCCCAAAACTCCGCGTACCCAGCGCGGCGAGGTCACTGCTTCTAGAAAGCAATGACCAAAAAGATAGGCTCCAGCCAACTCCcaagatataagataagatagaactaCCGCTACCAGAGAGGTCATcaaactctactataaatacactggcaccccccaggtataactcacgttctaatctactaaaaacctgcttaaagcccttgCTAATTTAAACATCGGaatctcttgtaggtaccacccccacctcctcacaaGGAACTCGGATAGGTGCCATCTCGGCATCAAGAAGTTAGATGCTGCCATCACAAAGGGGTCTGAACCTCACGTTCAGGCTCAAATCAACGTTTCAAATAACCCTCGAAACAGTTTCAATAGCCGAACCTACTCGCTAGAGGAACCGATGATTATATAATTCAATAGGTAAATTAGGAATTCAGATCCATGCAGCTATCTTCCTCACAATGTGCTCTGAAGATAAGAAAAAAGGTCTCCATTGTTGAACAATTAAATAGTGTCCAGCGATCATCCAAAGGCCACCAGTAAGAGCATGGGAGTAATCTTCTTCATCTGAAAAATGAACAAGGAAATAATCACTATCCATATCAATAACATTAATCTTACTTTTCGTAGTCCAATCACAATTCAGACGTTGTTCCATGAAATCCAATTCTACTCGCTTCCCAAGAACTTTAACAATTAAAACATGCAAGGCTTGCACCATTTATCAAATTCTTCTTTTGTGACTTGAATGACTGGGCACGGGTAGAAGGATTTTTCCTTCATATGGCCTTCTTCTTTATACCAGCGATACTCAGGGAcaggttcatcttcttcaataTCAAAAGAAAGATCATCAATCATCTTCACGCCTTTATCTGGCGTAGTCAATAAGGATTCCTTGTAAGACACCTTCGGACTATCTTGTGATTTTTCCGCCACCTCCGTGCCAACtcctgattgatttagatcaacttCCTCTCGATTCTTCACTTTTTTTGTGCTACGTTCAACAAGATCAATTTCCTCAATAGAAACCCTAGGAGAACGTTGGCTGACCATCTCTTTGTTATGATTATTTCATTAATAAAGACAAAGGATAGTCAATATAAAAATAATGTATAACTATGCACTTTTTTAATTGTCATTGCTCAAAATTAAATAGCTTTTGATAtggttttaatttcaattattcGTGCATTTTCCTTGATTTTCGAGATTGTACTTTAATGTCTCAGATTCCGAGTTAAAAGAGACGATCTTCCGAGTGACAGATCATTTGATTGCTTTATGGACCTTAGGCTTAGTACAGAACAATCATATACTAATATTAGTTATTCATTGAGTTACCATTTAAAGTTTGAATAATCACTAAAAATAGTACTTGGGTTACTCATAGTGGCAATTGTCCACAAATCACAATACATACTAACAGCTCATAACGATTGACACAAGTAGCGATGAAGTTCTGATGTTGCATTAAcattaatgtttattatttatatatatagtatgtACAAATATTTACAAAGATATTAAACTTGTGTCGGCAGAAGATTGGATAGGTACGTCAACCATGTGCTCTATCAATTGCATTGCCATTCTAATGTTGGATTGAATATACAATTTAAAGTGTCCAGGATCTGCAACAAAACAAGTTAGTCAACGTATATCAGAGGTTGCCAACATATATATGTCACATGAAATAAGTTTCATaccttttatttgtgtttttccCAGCCCTAAGTTGATTAAGTTTGTCCCTCCATAAAGCTGCAGTTGCACCAGAAACATGAAATGTAATAGTAGAAACATTAGAGTGAGTATAACCACCAGCCGTTGTACATAAAGAAATGTGACCTTGTCAATCTGATGCATGTAGTGTACCAAGGCAAAATCACCTAACTATAGAACCTAACTGGATTCACAGAGCATTTTAAACTTTAGGGATACAGAAATAATGAGACAAGACATTTACCAGCATCCTGATAGCGCTCTTCAACAACAGCTTTCAACATGTTGTGCAAAAGATTGAATTCTTTGGTTTCAGTACAAGGCTTACCACTTGGCCTGCAATTATGTTGCTTTTAGTTAATACTTGTCTTCCATAATGGAGTGTGTGTTAGAAATGTGAACTATTTTAAGGTTTCTTGACAGAAATTCTGCATATTATAGACAAGTCATAATGCCCAATTTTCCTTATAATGAATCATCTTCAAAAACCTACCGGTCCAGTTCAGTAAACAATGGGCCATCTGAACCAGGGGATTGTGTTGATAGTTTGCCTGATTCGATTACTCTCATCCCATCACTGTATGCCAAGTACTTGTTGACTTGTATTGGCACCTACAATATTTATGGAATGGTGAAATCTCTAAAATAAGTTTAAATAAGGCACAAACTAATATAACTTTAACCAGGTTTAACAATGGGCAGCGTGTACCACTTCACTCTAACAGCAAATCCTGGTCATATGAAACTTGGTTCAACAACTATGCTACTTTcagaaataaaattttcaaccttTCCAGAAAGATACTAAGTTTTTCACACATCAGCCAAGGCAAAAAAATGAACTACATGAAGCAATGCTTAGGAGAATACCGAATGTTACAGATGAtgatttattcatatgattaaaTTTATAAACATTTACCTTGCATCTCACAGCAATGTTGATAGCATCTGAAGGTCGAAGGTCAAAGCTCATACATTCTGAATCATTTCCAACCTATACCAAATATAAGTCATATTGTCATGCAATACTTTCAGGTGGATGTATTCcccctctcctttttttttttagtgtgtGTGTGTGGTCTTTTAAAATACCTTAGAAATATATAACTGAGCAAAATATGCCTCATGAACTCTCTTAGTAACTCTAACAGCTCTAACCTGCATTAAGCAAAAAATTATACTTCGTGAGAACCTGATgaaaatatcataatataaccAGATTAGAATTTAAGAATGAGAGACAGAGTACAAAGACAATCATACTTCGTATCCCATCTTGTCAATCATCTCCTTCACTACTTGATATAAAGTAGGTCTAGCCTGAAAAACCAACCAAAGAACCAGTATGAATGCGTATATATCACATACAAGCAAAATGTTGGTTAATAACACATCATGAACAAGTATCGGATGGAGGCAAAGTAACAAATATAACTGACAAAGACGACATACTATATGAACATTGCGTAAGGCTGCCATTAGCAAGACACTTGGCATCTCCACT
This region of Arachis hypogaea cultivar Tifrunner chromosome 8, arahy.Tifrunner.gnm2.J5K5, whole genome shotgun sequence genomic DNA includes:
- the LOC112705566 gene encoding bifunctional nuclease 1; translated protein: MGSLNLKGPIVIPTVRAKVAGLCSVPLIGPMKAKCIRTEFWGLRCSRDKATVLSFHINMRKCKSKTVHCSFNSPSNGSGSTAENFDEKDEDYVNSSVVEAVEVRSGADGFMIKMRDGRHLRCIHNSPHGGLLPDYAPHPAIVLKMEDGTGLLLPIIVLEMPSVLLMAALRNVHIARPTLYQVVKEMIDKMGYEVRAVRVTKRVHEAYFAQLYISKVGNDSECMSFDLRPSDAINIAVRCKVPIQVNKYLAYSDGMRVIESGKLSTQSPGSDGPLFTELDRPSGKPCTETKEFNLLHNMLKAVVEERYQDAALWRDKLNQLRAGKNTNKRSWTL